The genomic DNA ttaaaaaactgcaggggaatatgccgcggttgttaccacaaccgcggTATAAAGTGTtcgtttttatttctttattttttttaaagacctttggccgcggttagtgttagaaccgcggtctattcctggGTTTTTTACTGCGGttccaaccgcggcctatactggatatattttttttttttaaaaaaaagggtttggGCCACGGTTCCTACTACAACCGTGGTATATTCCCCAATCATtttaccgcggttgtaaccgcggcctaaagtctctaacttactaccgcggctgaatatgccaaccgcgacatatagtgaaaaataaccgtgGTATATTTCCTTCACTGCACTAgtgatattataatataatactgcgtcttataatattttattttattatatatcttcTGAAACGAATGTGGCAGTATATATATCTATACCGTTATAAACAATTCTCAGTTGTTATAATATGATGATAATATTTCTACATTTCtactatttataaaatagttgtCGTAGTATATACTGTAATTAGGTATTAaagatttttgtattttaaaaaatacttatcttgttgatggAAATTCCTGTAAGGATGATGGCTCATATTGTGTAGTTTTCGCTTTTGTCAAAATTTCTTGATGTTGATCTGAAATAGCAATCTTGATACCGAGCGCTTGTCTTCGTTCCTCATGGCTTTCAATGGGATGCCcccggccccacggtgggcgccaaaatgtttcggtagatatttttgggGATCGAGATACTAACCTTTTCTGACGTGGCTTTGCCACTTTCCGATACTTGAACTGTATTCTCCGCTTGTCTTCTTTACTCTTGGTCGCTCGATCGCCTGCAATCTTGGCCGTTCagtgatcttcaagctttgactgCTTGTTCGCCTTCCCGATggagagggggaggtacctgcaaaaggcactccgacgcccaagtcaagCGTGTATTAAAGAGCCTCGACTCTTGATTTGaatatttgagaatatgagttgtggagtgtgattggaagatgatttgAAGGTGATTCGAAGTCGATTGGAAGTACCTGGCTTGTGGCCttggctctctatttataatttttctcatggaccttgaactgatataagcccaataaaatataaacagaataaaatataaacaaacttacttgaAAATCTgattagttgctaaatatctttaaatagatattcttgattattttatatctttaataagatatatcgtaaCCGCTCGACCTTGATATCATACTGTACACACCCTAAAATCTAtcgataatattttattacatgaaaattttaaagaaaataatataaaatatgtagtTACGcctaatttatgataaaattacatttcaagaaacataaataattatgtagttatttttgatttaagactaaataaaataatttatcaacataataatttttctcaataaaagcataaaaaaaaactttaaattttatatgcttaaaaaaaatacaaatgtcGAAATACTTTAGCCAGACGGTTTAGAAGTAACTTACCTATTAtaagttaagaaaaaatttctttaacaattctttttataataattttttgtcagtgagtgattgatttgttttaaatattttttaagataaattcaAACCGAGCAATAAAATGGTGATACATGtcctattgtaaaaaaattgttaaaaaaagttgttaaaatatcagaTTCTATAGGTTATTCCACCTTAATGTTTTATGACCATCGAAGATGAATCATTTATACAGATCAGGACCgttaaacttttaaaagaatttacaataaaaataagtaaatgagACCTAAATACTATTCTTTCAACAGTTGAATCCTATCTTCACCGAAACTGTTACCTTCCTCATCACAGTACATCGATGGTTTTAGTGGACAACAGAGGATCTGCGGAGGAACTCACAAGATCACGGTTCTCCTTATTCTCCTTTGCCACCTTACTCTCTTCAGCATGTGCCCACAGCACCAGATAAAATCCAATACCTATTGTCGCAGCTCCAATTACACTGCACCAACAATTACACCCAATCTTATAACACATTTCACCAAAAATcgtttttcataaaatttacaTCCTTAATTAGATCTATTTACCTTCCAAGGTAAAGACTCTCACCCAGAAATATTACCCCCATACCAACTGCTATCACCATTCCCAAAGGGTTAAACATTGCTACATAAACTGCTCCCTTCTTTCGGCATCCCCATGTGCACACTACACTTCTCATTGATACAACAAATATTGCCTACAATCACAGCAAAATAATATGTTAgtagattttaagtctaattcaatcttacaaaatcgATTTGGAAAACGAGATTTGTATCTATTTATCtactataaattgaccttatctctagtcgacgcAGAACACCGTAGtacataaaataacatattagttaatatgatatcataaaaataacataatgtgTTCATTAAAGGTATATACTTACTGAATAAAATACAGCTATGAACTCTTTCTGTGATGTCAGTATCCAAGCTTTAGGATTTCCCTCCGCAAAGAGAGCAACTATGGCAGAGAGCATCACCACCATGCTGCAACAAATGGTTGTCATCACTAACTCTTCAGGATATTCCTTCACAGCTGAAGTCTGCAGTGTTGGAAACACagtaaagtattttttttgttgttcattAAACTGCAAAATCTGGTGTGTGCATGTTCAGAATGGATTGTTTAATTACCTGAACAATAAGCAAAACTGAAATGCAGAGACTAGCAGTTGCAAGAAGAAAACCTCCAATGATCCAATCTGATTGCATTGAAAGGTAAGTTCCATTTTCACCAAAGATAACGTTTCTTAACGAACTGAAATTCAATGGCGTTCCTTTATATAGAGTGACTATGAATGCCCCTGCAATGGAGACCACTGTACCAATAACTTTTGCCTGGCAGCTATGCTGTTTCAGATTCAGATTTTCCATCCTGAACGTGCACATTACATGGATCAAGAAACTTTAATTGTGATTATGAAATATCATATATGTACGATTAGTAAAAATTTTTAACTTCtgcaataatttcttttttaagaatttaattgcAATATACAGATATTTTGGGTTGAGTAAGATAAATAAGATTACAAATTTTATGatcattgttttaaaaattacaattaatatgatttttaattaacctaaaaatctaaaaaactttgtttagaaaatgtattcaaattaatactaaaattaataatattaaagtgtTACTTCTTATTAAGGCACATCTCATTCAAGTATACATTTTTCTCCGGAGTAATGATTATTTGCGAAAGGTCGGAGACATTTGATCCTCCAAAATTTGTTAGTTTGacaaaactttttaatttaattttctatttacataaataacaataaaagcataaatttattttaattttgaaagtcAATAAATGATATTGATTATGAGAAGATGACAGAGAAACAACCTTGAAATAAGGGCAAATATGAAGGTAAAAGCAGGAACAAGGTCAACCATAGCAGAACATAGTGTAGGCGAGCTGTATGAGATTCCGGTGTACATCAACGTCTGCGCTACAGTGCTGCACAGTTACCATAAGGTCATCTTCCAAATAaccaatcaaaataaattttcatttaaattgttCTTCTATTAATTAGAATTGAAGTTtcatctaaaatattaataaaagtttacATTAAAATCAGCATagtttttcagaaaaatattaactcttataaaaaaaaaggagtagTTTCTTTTGAAAAGTAATAAGTTGAATATTAAAGAAAGGAAGTTATTTTATGTAAACATCTGAcctattgaattatatttatttacttttctacaactaaattcattttatttttcctctatttatactttaataatttattttcattcaataatttGTGTGAGATTTTTCAAGATATCGAAGAGATTCACTGTATATCAAGATACTAATGAGTTTACATGCAACGGCATAAAAAtagtttcaatttaaaattaaaaagaaaaagttgatgaatctttttaatttcaacctaaaattttatgataacaGGATAACGTTTATCCATTGCTCAACTCAGAAATTTCACTCATTATTGagtacttatttaaaaaatattcatatatatatattttaaaaaacacatataccgataaatattttaaaagaagactaatattttataaatttttaaaattaatttaaataaatatagaatagaatataaataaaattaaatataaattttgaattaaattttaattatatttaacttaataaaatataaattagttttaattttaattttaattaaattatcataataaaatataaattttaattttatctttgtatCACTAATGAGTACTTGCAAATAGATACTATATCCAATTTATtcgtaaataaatattaaaatatttattaagtataccaaatatcaataaatataaatattctgttttttaaacaaatgtaaaatttctaactattataataatttgtttttaaatgtaagaaacaattactaataaataattataatgaaatttcccatgaaattgatatatatctatatataactGAATATTTGAGTGGTTTTCCGTATGTTGATACCTGAGGCAGCTAATAGTAAACATTTTACAGAGAATTGATGTTGGGATTGGAGGAGGAGCTGTCTTCCTGTGAAAATTACAGAgccaaaaaagaaaactgaatagaagaaataatgaaatagCAAGTGTAAAAGAAAGTTAAGATTTTTGAAAGACAGAGAGCAGACCTGTGGTAGAAGAAGGTTGATGgaaggaggaggaagagagCCAAAAAGTTTGAATAGACAATGAAGACAAAATTACTCATTCCATTGGTGTTAGCCTCTTTGATTAGAGTGTTGAGACCCACTTCCAAGAACTGAGTTGCAATCATTGCTGCTGTTACACCTAATCCTACACCCACCATTTCCATTTCCTCGAATATGCTTCTTCACTTCTCACTTCTCATACACTCTTCTTCTCCTTTACTTACATTTATACTAATTTTGTTCTGCAtttccttttccttcttctccccTTCGCGTAGACGTAACTGCTTTACTACTTCATACTACATTTTTTATGCTTtcacattttaatttcaatttctttcctCCACGTTTCCATTAAGATAGGGAAGGGGATGCAATTATTTGACGCTAACATCATACccgataataaaaaattaaattaaattctttattCATACTGtacaaaatgtattttattttaaacttaaatgaTTTTTCTATCCTAATTcgttcttattttaattatgaaatgaaaatttggtCAGTGGAAAACTTTTGAAATTACATAAAGGTTTCATTTTCGGTCCCTCCGcttatttttgttagtttatgcttatttttgttGCTTTGTGATTTTTGCTGTTCCTTTATTAATGGCGCCTTTATTCTCTTGTGCTTCCTTTATCTCGTTGTCTTTATTTTTCcgaactttattattattattattattttgtttcaaatttttggGTGAAGGATAGTGACTAGGGGTCTAACATATCACTGTGttggttctttttctttttatattgacACCTTAAAATATTACATGTGAATAGATTGAAAGGATCAATGTAACGGTACTAACTCAATGTAATGGTTTTTTTTAAtcgaaaatattaattattagtatttattaggataatattaattgttaatattttaaattaaaaaggatcGATATAATGATATTACCGTATGTAATGATACTGacagaatataaatattttttttttaatttcaaccaaaaaaattagtttattaattaatttataacatcCTACTACTTTAATAGATTAATATTACCAAAATAAGTATCatattattcataattaaaaacagataatttaactattataacAATTATCCAAAGCATAATTATGATACTTTAACATATATTAGAGATGTATGCAACTCGAAGGAACTACaactagaaataaagaaaatatttcattttttcaaaaactgTGTACAATCAAATTAAATCTAAAGAAATTAAACTACAATATCTTCCTCGTCCTAAGTTAGatcaactcttcttttcttgtcTGTTCACACTAATTAAGATACTTattatagaagaagaaaacaaaacaagatagaaatacagaaaaaaaatggtgaagtaatgagaaaaaaaatttatataatgaaaataacaattaacATCACATACTTAATCAATCATACAAATCATTCATAAAGACAAGCATATTATATACAAAGACTCGTACAAGACTCAATTATTTGAATACATGCATTAAGATCAAACTTTAGTAAGTTTTGCATTTGTGGTGAcctttactattttatatagtCATTGCTAATGTGTTTCATCTTatcacacacaaggttagtttgtcAACATCTTTGGCTAAGGTAAGCCCTTAGACTAGGACCTCTTGCTTTTTCACCACATACCTcacccttctctacttgagactaGATAATTTTAGAGCATCATGATAACTTTCAATACAATATCCTTATATCAATGCATACACTAGTGAAACCAAATCATCATCCTCCTTGTATCAACATAAACCATCCTTGTACAAATTGCATATATAGataattcttttaacaacttaTAAGATTTAGTAAAACATACAAAAAGAGTGAGCATAAGGTTAGTTTGTCAACATCTTTGGCTAAGGTAAGCCCTTAGACTAGGACCTCTTGCTTTTTTCACCACATACCTCACCCTTCTCTACTCGAGACTAGATAATTTTAGAGTATCATGATAACTTTCAATACAAAATCCTTATATCAATGCATACACTAGTGAAACCAAATCATCATCTTCCTTGTATCAACATAAACCATCCTTGTACAAATTGCATATATAGATAATTCTTTCAACAACTAATAAGATTTagtaaaacatacaaaaatagtGAACATAGAAATTGCTTAAACTTTGTTAGTGTTGCTCAACAAGGGTATCCGCTCACTCAACGAGTAGTGTCCGAAGATCCACTCGTCCAATGACTAGACACCTCGCTCAACGATATTAGCACTAGAACTCATAAAGATTAAATTACTCATAATTCACTTAGCTTACCTATAACACCTAACCTTTGCTATTAAAATAGGGTTTACCCCTCAACTTAAAGGGACACTCACATTTTCTTGTGTCGTACACTTAGCTTAAAAGCAAGTTTGTACGTCTTGTACTTCTCACTCCTTTCACAACCTAACAATACAAACTTCACCAATTGTTATGTCAGATCTTATAATAACTACAATAAATCTAAGATCAAATACAATCCTTCAAACTCATTCAATTAACTCATCGTGTGATggaaatattttgttgattgtaaaattatttgtgttcaCATCTTCAtttgtgaaagaagaaaattcgGATATgaagttcaaatttttttgtgAATCCATCAACTTAAATAGATAATTGTccatcttaaaatattaatcaccacttatataacaaaaatttttATCACTCAATATACCTCACtaaatagtaatagtaataatataattttatcatattaaaaattaaataataaagaaaattcatgactagaaaaataaatttaaaaaaaattaaggaggaaacatattttgaaatcaGTTGGATTtgtaattagattttgaaagtCATAGATTTTTTAacagaaattttgaaaactagtGTAGtcaacagatttcaaaattcattgaacccttaactaacttttaaactTGATTAAGAGCTCACCAACTTTcgaaatttttttaaaggtttgacgaattttgaaattcattaaaCCTTTAACCGACTTTCAAAATTTAGTCAATAACTCGTCAGTTTTCAAAAGTCGGTTAAGAGTTTAAcaactttgaaaaataattaaactcttAATCGGTTTTTAAAATCTGATTAAAAGTTCATCggattacaaaaattaattaaagattcaACGATTTTCAAAATTCATGATTCTGAATAAACTAAACTCACCTTAAACAATATAGAACTATCATACAAACAAAGACCACCAACACCAATACAAGGACTACCAGCAAGACAAAAGGACCACACCATAGTAGGatcaaacaaaagaacaaaaagaaaaaatgaatgaagaCCACgaataaatgaagaaagaagGAGTACAAGTAAATATATAGACCATTCATTAAATTCAGTTGGtgaaaatttaatacatttagTAACATTTAATTACCTCTTACcggtctaatttttttttattattcaaaaggtAAAGAGATCTTTAAAGAGAGGGAGGTGCACGGAAGCTTCCCATTTTGTTCCTCTTCCTTAGTGCATGTCAAAGGCTGTTTCGTAGGTACCGAAAAAGGTTAGGGTGAAGGTGTGGTTTTTACTAAAGCcgcttatttttgttattagtttgtgtttatttttgttgggttgtggttttgtttgtgattttggGTGGTTCCTGTGTTCACTTACGGTGCCTTTATCCCCTTGAtgtttctttatcttcttctgTTCATTTGTCCGCACTTTACTATtattatgtttcaaattttcGATAAAGGGTTGTTTTGAAGTGGTGCGGTGAGTCCCGTTCAACCCCATCATTGTCcttgattattttttcttctatattgaCATATTGCATATCttatgacaaaaaatattaattgttaagataaaaaaaagggttaaatatgtttttagtccctatattttgggacgattttggttttagtccattttcaaactatggtataatttagtccttcaacttcaGAAAACtgtggttttagtcttttttaccaattttttttaactttattttttttattataataaaaagtatatgtaattaaaaacattataattattaaaaagaaaaaatattattgcagtacaataatatttgaaataacatGTGAGAAGATAATATCGGGAAAGAATAGGACTCTATATGTCTTTGAcgtaaaaataaagaaatataatcttcaaattgatttcattcaaggggcatgaaattagaaaaatataaatttaaaattattcctTTCAAAACTTAGTATGAAATATTCCTCCTCATCACTTCACTTGTTATTGTGGTAATTTAACCCAAATAATTTAGGAACAATATCTAATATTGTAGTTTTTGAAAtgtcaatataaaataatttattttgtgtttgcaACCATCTAAAAAATGTTGGGAGTAGtactccctgcacctcacctCCTTCTTCCTGTACCTCCAAAATTACCTTTTTGtccttcatttaataaaaagtcAAAATGCAATTAATAAACACTATACTTCCTAACTTCCAACAACCTTTCTGTCTGAGGGTATAAACCCTAGCATGCACCCCCTTTGTTGGTTACATCAGGAGCAAGAACAATTTTCCTTCTTCACTGTTTTATTGAGTTGAGAGTTAGTGATTCTGTGGTGGTGAACTTTGTTGGTGAACTGTGTGCTTGTGTTGGTGATAGCTGGTGTGAGAAGGAAAAGGAAGTgcgaggaggaagaggaagctcGCACAGCTGGTGCGAAGAGGAAGACTTCAGGTTAGAAATTACGTTAACCGCCTCTCGTGGTGCGGTTAACCTTGCCGCCGTTCGAACGACGTTTATTATTCACCGCAAATCGAATTGCGGTTTTTCCCAACCGCATTTCGTAATGCGTTTCTCCCCAACCGCCATTCGCGTTGCAGTTCGTAGGAGTGGCAGTTTATGCAcgttgattttaatatatatatatatacatatatatatatatatatatatatatatatatatatatatatatatatatatatNNNNNNNNNNNNNNNNNNNNNNNNNNNNNNNNNNNNNNNNNNNNNNNNNNNNNNNNNNNNNNNNNNNNNNNNNNNNNNNNNNNNNNNNNNNNNNNNNNNNNNNNNNNNNNNNNNNNNNNNNNNNNNNNNNNNNNNNNNNNNNNNNNNNNNNNNNNNNNNNNNNNNNNNNNNNNNNNNNNNNNNNNNNNNNNNNNNNNNNNNNNNNNNNNNNNNNNNNNNNNNNNNNNNNNNNNNNNNNNNNNNNNNNNNNNNNNNNNNNNNNNNNNNNNNNNNNNNNNNNNNNNNNNNNNNNNNNNNNNNNNNNNNNNNNNNNNNNNNNNNNNNNNNNNNNNNNNNNNNNNNNNNNNNNNNNNNNNNNNNNNNNNNNNNNNNNNNNNNNNNNNNNNNNNNNNNNNNNNNNNNNNNNNNNNNNNNNNNNNNNNNNNNNNNNNNNNNNNNNNNNNNNNNNNNNNNNNNNNNNNNNNNNNNNNNNNNNNNNNNNNNNNNNNNNNNNNNNNNNNNNNNNNNNNNNNNNNNNNNNNNNNNNNNNNNNNNNNNNNNNNNNNNNNNNNNNNNNNNNNNNNNNNNNNNNNNNNNNNNNNNNNNNNNNNNNNNNNNNNNNNNNNNNNNNNNNNNNNNNNNNNNNNNNNNNNNNNNNNNNNNNNNNNNNNNNNNNNNNNNNNNNNNNNNNNNNNNNNNNNNNNNNNNNNNNNNNNNNNNNNNNNNNNNNNNNNNNNNNNNNNNNNNNNNNNNNNNNNNNNNNNNNNNNNNNNNNNNNNNNNNNNNNNNNNATATTTTTAGGTAAATATATTtctagttatttaatttaagacaatttttataatttataatttatattttaatgtttaaatgtgTAAACTTTGTAGGTTCTATTTAACTATATAAGATGGATAACTATCCATTTTTGGATTCTCAAATGAATTCTGATTTTATGTCggaattttcttcctttataaaCAAAGTCGGTAAGGGTGATTACACAGATAAATTTTCTACTGATCAAATATTCCCATCATGCGACGATATGATTGATTGGGTTTGGAAGATTGCATTTCAGCTTGGATTTGTGGTCGTCATCATAAGATCTGACACAGCAACTGGTGAACCTGAAAGAAAGATATTCGTTGTGTTAGGCTGTGAAAGGAGTGGGAAATATAGGAAGTATAAGCAAGACGTGAAACCTAGTGTGTCTGGCACGAGAAAATGTGAGTGTCCATTTAAGTTGAGGGGTAAACCTAAAGGACACAGTTGGGTGTTAAAGGTTATGTGCGGTTATCACAACCATGAATTAGCCGAGACTTTGGTTGGTCATCCTTATGCGGGGAGGTTAAATGCTGCTGAACAGTCAATTCTTATTGACATGACTAAGAGTCAAGTTAAACcctcaaatattcttttgactCTTAAAGAACATAATGAAGATAATGTGAcaactataaaacaaatatataacgcGAGATACACTTACAAACGATCTTTTAGAGGGTTGAGAACTGAAATGCAACAGTTGATGATGTTGTTAGATAGAGACAAATACATCCAACATAGTAGATGTTTGGAAGATTCTGACGTAGTAAGTGACCTATTTTGGACACATCCTGATTCAGCGCACCTGgtcaattcatttaatattgtgtTCTTAATGGATACGACGTACAAGACAAACAAATATCGTCTTCTGTTGCTTGAGATCGTTGGAGTCACGTCCACTGGTTTGACATTCACAGCTGCCTTTGCATTGCTTTCAAGTGAACGCCAACATAATTTCACTTGGGCATTGGAAATGTTTAGACGATTACTATTGACAACAGAGGGCGGTCCACGCGTTGTTGTCACTGATAGAGACATTGCTTTGATAAATGCCATTACCAATGTCTTCCCTGAGACATATCATATGCTTTGTACATTCCACATTATGAAGAATGTGAAAGCCAAATGCAAGATGTTAGTGGATAATGCTGAGGCATGGGATGGGTTGATGTAAGTATGGCAAAATGTGATGGACTGTGATGACCAGTCCAAGTTTGGTGATTATGTTTATCGTTTTGAGTATGCCTCTGCTGCGTGACCTTTATTTTTTGATTATGTCAACCGTACCTGGATCATGCCGTATAAGACATGCTTCGTCAAGGCGTGGACGAACAAAGTCATGCATCTAGGAAACACTACAACAAACAGGTAattgttattgttaatttttttacttatgtaTTTCATATTTGTTGTCATAGTATTAATGTGTTTTGTCACAGGGTTGAGTTTGCGCACTGGAACCTGAAGAGATTATTGGGGTCTAGTATGGGAGACCTATGCTCGTATTGGGATGCTATGCATAATGTCATTGTCCTACAACATAATAAGATCAGAGCGTCCTTTGAAAAAAGTATTAACTTAAAGAGTGATGCTTATAAAGCACTGAGATATAAAAGACTTGTTGGACGTGTTTCACGATACGCTCTTGAACTTATTGCTGATGAAGTACAACGAGTGAATAAAATAGGTTTGGACAGTGCTCGTTGTGGATGCATTTTGAGCTCAACGTATGGCCTACCATGTGTTTGTATTTTAGCACGATATGAGTCTGGAATGACTCCTCTTGGTGAAATACATGTTATCTGGACCCGTTTAAGCATTTCAAGAACTGTGTCTACTGAATCGCTTCCATAGTTTAGCCTTGATCGTGAAGTTAAACTGGTACAGGAACGATTCAAAAATGTTGAAATTGGTGAAAAAGTCAACATGAGACATAAGATGCTAGAAATTGCTTGCCCAGAGATGACATCTATGCTTGCTCCGGCGCATAAAGTGAAGACAAAAGGTGCACAGAAGACTAAAGTTGCACGACATGAGAGGTCTACGAAACGTGACCCATCATATTTTGAGCACGTTGACACTTTTGTTTCCAGGACAGAGCCTTCTTCTTCACGAAAATCTCAAGTCAAATCGAAGCCGAAAGAATTTGCGCGAAGTGTTGTACCATTCTTAGATCAATTTCATCCGATTTGTCAACCATACATTGTcgatgttgttgatgttgttgccGATGGTCATTGCGGTTATCGATGCATTGCTGCTTTGTTGGGTCTAGGTGAAGAGACATGGCCTACTATCCGACATAACCTTTATGAAGAACTAACTCAGTGGCGTGATGAATACGCAAATTTAGTAGGAAGCTACATCGATTGGAAGAACTACTTCAGTCATTAACTGTCCACGATCGATCACAGGTATTTCTTCAAAATCTCATAAAAATTacgttattatattttttttcttttcNTAAATACTTACCTTCAACCATTACAGGTTAATGCTAAGAAGTGGATGACGATACCGGACATTGGTTATNCCATTGCAAATAGATACAATGTCATCTTAGTATGTTTATCCTATGTTNAGAGTTTTACCATATTCCCACTTCGCACTCCACCNCCTANTGATATTAGACAACATCGGATCTTATGCATTGGATTTGTTAATGGATGTCATTTTGTACAGgtaaatttccatttttataataCCATAA from Vigna radiata var. radiata cultivar VC1973A unplaced genomic scaffold, Vradiata_ver6 scaffold_167, whole genome shotgun sequence includes the following:
- the LOC106779690 gene encoding WAT1-related protein At5g40210, with the protein product MEMVGVGLGVTAAMIATQFLEVGLNTLIKEANTNGMSNFVFIVYSNFLALFLLLPSTFFYHRKTAPPPIPTSILCKMFTISCLSTVAQTLMYTGISYSSPTLCSAMVDLVPAFTFIFALISRMENLNLKQHSCQAKVIGTVVSIAGAFIVTLYKGTPLNFSSLRNVIFGENGTYLSMQSDWIIGGFLLATASLCISVLLIVQTSAVKEYPEELVMTTICCSMVVMLSAIVALFAEGNPKAWILTSQKEFIAVFYSAIFVVSMRSVVCTWGCRKKGAVYVAMFNPLGMVIAVGMGVIFLGESLYLGSVIGAATIGIGFYLVLWAHAEESKVAKENKENRDLVSSSADPLLSTKTIDVL
- the LOC106779682 gene encoding protein FAR1-RELATED SEQUENCE 5-like, with product MDNYPFLDSQMNSDFMSEFSSFINKVGKGDYTDKFSTDQIFPSCDDMIDWVWKIAFQLGFVVVIIRSDTATGEPERKIFVVLGCERSGKYRKYKQDVKPSVSGTRKCECPFKLRGKPKGHSWVLKVMCGYHNHELAETLVGHPYAGRLNAAEQSILIDMTKSQVKPSNILLTLKEHNEDNVTTIKQIYNARYTYKRSFRGLRTEMQQLMMLLDRDKYIQHSRCLEDSDVVSDLFWTHPDSAHLVNSFNIVFLMDTTYKTNKYRLLLLEIVGVTSTGLTFTAAFALLSSERQHNFTWALEMFRRLLLTTEGGPRVVVTDRDIALINAITNVFPETYHMLCTFHIMKNVKAKCKMLVDNAEAWDGLMVEFAHWNLKRLLGSSMGDLCSYWDAMHNVIVLQHNKIRASFEKSINLKSDAYKALRYKRLVGRVSRYALELIADEVQRVNKIGLDSARCGCILSSTYGLPCVCILARYESGMTPLGEIHVIWTRLSISRTVSTESLP
- the LOC106779683 gene encoding uncharacterized protein LOC106779683, with translation MRHKMLEIACPEMTSMLAPAHKVKTKGAQKTKVARHERSTKRDPSYFEHVDTFVSRTEPSSSRKSQVKSKPKEFARSVVPFLDQFHPICQPYIVDVVDVVADGHCGYRCIAALLGLGEETWPTIRHNLYEELTQWRDEYANLVGSYIDWKNYFSH